The DNA window AAGCCAAATTCAACGATGGCTAGGTTGATAGGCGAGGGTTCTGCGAAGCTCGTTCTCTGGATTGTTTCCTCATCCTGATAGACCTGACAGCCGACACAACCCACGTCGGGATGATCTTCCAGCCATGCGCACATCGTGTCAATGGCGTGATCCAGGACGATGGTATCCGGGTTCAGCAGCAACAGCTTCTCGCCACGGGCAATGACCAATCCCTGATTGTTGGCCGCGGCAAACCCCTTGTTGGTTTTGTTAGCGATCAAGGTAACGTCTGGATGCTGCGCGCGCACCATGTCTGCTGAACCATCAGACGAGGCATTGTCGACCACGATCACCTCGTGTAGCAACGTCGTTTGCGCGGCGATCGACGCCAGACAATCGTGCAGAATGTCACGTGTGTTCCAGTTTACGATAACAATCGACACAGCAGGGACGTCCTGCGCTGGATTGTGAAGCGATTTCATGACAAATTCTGTCCTAGGTATTGAAAATTAAAAATGACTTGGTCCGATTAGTGGAACATGAACTTTGAAAGTAATCTACAGTAGCACATTACAAATGTCCGATGTGACGACAAGTTTGCAGCCGTGTTCAGTGACGTCAAGGTTGCTTGCCGGAAACAGAGAGTGAACGGGGATGGAGATCGAATGTCTGAACAGCTTGACCGCTGGGCAAGCTCGGGACTGGGCCGCATTTTTGAAGTCAGCTGCGCATCAGCATCCACGTCAGGATATTCGCTTTGCGCATGTTGAACGCGCTTTGGAATGGGTGTGGGGCAGCAAAACGCCGTCGGTTTGTTTCATTGTGGGACCCCCGCGATCAGGCACCTTGTTGCTGTATGAAATGGTCGTCACGCAATACAGCTGCGGATACTTGTCCAATTTTGCCAAGCGGATGTATCGCACGCCGGTGGTCGCCACATTCCTGTTGCGAAAAGCGATTCGGGATCGCAGCGGCGCTTTTGACAGCACATGGGGCGAGCTGGATGGGAATGCAGCCCCCAGCGAAGCCGGTCGGATTTGGTGTTTCTGGATGGCCTACGCCGCCCCGTATCACCAGAACGCACGGGGTATGCCAAGCGGTCGAATACGTCGCAAAATGCCGGCAATCGTGCATATTCTGGGCGGGTCGGTCATCATCAAGAATCCGATCCTGCAAGCTGACATACCGCAGCTTCTGCACTTGTTCCTAGAGGCAATTTTCCTGCATATCGACCGCGATTTTGCGAATAACGCAAGGTCGCTGAAGCGCTTGCGCGAGGTGCGGGAGGGCGAAGATGAAGCTGGTTGGGTATCCTTGCGTCCGTCCGGGTGGGAACGCTTTACCAAGGCCGATCCAATGACGCAATCCTGTGCGCAGGTTGTGCTGAGCCATCAGGATATCGAAACAGAACTTTCCGAGCAACGTAGCACTCAGCGCGTTCTGCGTATCGCTTATGAGGATCTATGCGCGGCACCCAATGACACGCTGTCCGAGTTCGAGCGCTTTGCCCGCGCGAACGGTGTTGCCCTCATGCGAAAGTGTGGCGCAGCTTCGCCCAAAGGCCTGACGCCGCGTCATCAGCCCATGGATGAAACGCAGCGCCAGATTGAATTCTGTCTCAGAAAATTGCGTGCGGAAATTAAACCCGCCTGATGGAGTCCCCATATGACAAGCCTGCACGGCCCAAGCACCGACAGTGATCTCTATTGCGGCGCGCCTGCGCTGTCCGTTCGGTCGCTTCTCAGCCGTGATCCGGCCGGCGGAATAGATGAGCTGTTTCACGGGCGCCGCGCTTTCATGTCTTATAATACACGGGTGGCCATTCACGCAGGTGTGCAGATGCTTGGACTGCGCCCGGGCGACGAGGTGTTGGCCCCTGCGTATAACTGCGGATCTGAGATTGATCCGCTGACCGCGCTTGATCTGAAGGTGAACTTGTATTCAGTCGGTCCGGACCTAGCCGCCGACCCTGATCGGATTGAGCCCTTGATTTCCAACAAAACGCGCGCGATCTACGTCACTCACTATTTCGGAGAGCTCCAACCCCATATGGGTGCCTTGCGCCAGTTGTGTGACCGCTACAATCTGCGGCTGATCGAAGATTGTGCCTTGAGCCTTCTGAGCGGAAGATCTCCGGTCGAGGGGCGGCACGGGGACATTGCTGTGTTCTGTTTCCACAAGTTCATTCCAAGTCCGCAGGGCGGTGTACTGGTCGTCAACGCGACAGATCTGCATCTGTATGATCCGT is part of the Aliiroseovarius sp. M344 genome and encodes:
- a CDS encoding sulfotransferase translates to MEIECLNSLTAGQARDWAAFLKSAAHQHPRQDIRFAHVERALEWVWGSKTPSVCFIVGPPRSGTLLLYEMVVTQYSCGYLSNFAKRMYRTPVVATFLLRKAIRDRSGAFDSTWGELDGNAAPSEAGRIWCFWMAYAAPYHQNARGMPSGRIRRKMPAIVHILGGSVIIKNPILQADIPQLLHLFLEAIFLHIDRDFANNARSLKRLREVREGEDEAGWVSLRPSGWERFTKADPMTQSCAQVVLSHQDIETELSEQRSTQRVLRIAYEDLCAAPNDTLSEFERFARANGVALMRKCGAASPKGLTPRHQPMDETQRQIEFCLRKLRAEIKPA